Part of the Tolypothrix sp. PCC 7910 genome, CCCTATGCGTTATGCTTGGGACTTAACTTTTGATTATTTACAACAGAGCAAAGTCGGGAATGGTCTAGCTGGATGGCTAACAAGATATTTACTACATCGTTTGCGCCAGTGGGATGTATTGTCAGCTAATCGTGTTGATTATTTTATTGCTAATTCACAGCATACAGCCAGGCGAATTTGGCGCTGCTATCGGCGAACATCAACTGTGATTTATCCGCCAGTTAATGTTGAAGAATTACCATTTGTAGCTGACAAAGAAGATTTTTATCTAATAGTTTCCCGTTTAGTGAGTTACAAGCAAGTATCCTTAATTGTCAGAGCTTTTAATCAGCTGCAAAAACCATTGGTAGTAATTGGTACAGGCCCACAAATGAAATATCTTCGCCAGATAGCAAATTCTAATATCAACATACTAGGATGGCAACCGAATGATGTAGTAACAAAATATATGGCAAAAGCCAAGGCATTTGTGTATGCAGCTTGTGAAGATTTTGGTATTGCCTTAGTTGAGGCACAAGCTTGTGGGACTCCAGTCATTGCCTACGGTGCTGGGGGAGCACTAGAAACTGTGCGAGATATTCACTCCTGGGTCGATACAGGAACAGGTATCTTCTTTAACGAACAAACAGAAGCTGCTTTAGTAGCAGCAGTAGAAAAGTTTGAAATGTATCAAGGCAAATTTAATCCTGAGTATTTGCGAACACATGCTAGCAAATTTTCTAAACGGGTTTTTGGCGATCGCTATCTAGATTTTGTAGATCAGTGCAGCAAAAAAACGCCTTTATGGGAGTGATGATCGGGATTTTTGTAATTGTTTTGTAGGCTTTTGGAAATTTAAACCCAGAAGCACCTCCTTTTAGCTTTAAGATTGGGACTATGTGTGGTGTGGATTGTTAAGGAGTATGATGACTGCCCAGAGCTCACTCCTCTCCGGCAAGCGAGGCCTACGGCAAGATGCTAACGCGTCTGCTCGTACTTT contains:
- a CDS encoding glycosyltransferase, producing MPLKYALIHEWLTPKATGGSELVVKEILEHINADLYALINFESTNPESYLYQRQIGTTFLQKFPYARNGVQKYLPLLPLAIEQLDLRQYDVILSSSHAVAKGVITAPDQLHICYCHSPMRYAWDLTFDYLQQSKVGNGLAGWLTRYLLHRLRQWDVLSANRVDYFIANSQHTARRIWRCYRRTSTVIYPPVNVEELPFVADKEDFYLIVSRLVSYKQVSLIVRAFNQLQKPLVVIGTGPQMKYLRQIANSNINILGWQPNDVVTKYMAKAKAFVYAACEDFGIALVEAQACGTPVIAYGAGGALETVRDIHSWVDTGTGIFFNEQTEAALVAAVEKFEMYQGKFNPEYLRTHASKFSKRVFGDRYLDFVDQCSKKTPLWE